From the genome of Streptomyces sp. JH34:
CAGGTGCTGGTTGATGTCGGCGTCCACCGCGACGACGTGGGCTTCATTGGCAGCGAGGTGGCGGATGAAGAGCGAGGACAGCGTTGTCTTGCCGCTGCCGCCCTTCCCCACGAAAGCGATCTTCATATTCACCTAGGGTAGCCGCATGGTCGCTCACTGCTGTCGCGGTTCGTGAAGAACGCCACTCCCTGGCGGCATCGGGACCTGGGGCGCGTAGCCTCCCTACTTATGAGTACGACTTCCTCGGACCCGCTTGCCGCCCTGGGGGGCCTGCCGGGGGTCGCTGACGCGGTGGACTCCGTACGCAAGGCCGTCGACCGGGTCTACGGGCACCGGGTCATGCGGCGCCGCAGTAATGAGGTGACCGCCGAGGCCGCCCTGCGTGGAGCCCGCGGGTCGGCCGCTCTCTCAGGTGCCGACTGGAATCTCGAGGAGGTTCGCCGGCGCACCGATTTCAGGGGCGAGGACGAGGCTCGCACCATCGGCGCCGCTCTGAGACTCACCGCGGAGGCGGGGCAACTGCTCTCGATCTGGCGGCAGTCCCCCCTTCGCGTCCTGGCCCGGCTGCATCTGGTGGCGGCCGGCGGTGCGACTCCTGACGACGCGGTCGGCAGGCCCCGGGTGGCCGGTGAGCCGGTCGACGAGCCGCTGATCGAGGCCCCCGTCCCCGGCG
Proteins encoded in this window:
- a CDS encoding oxidoreductase yields the protein MSTTSSDPLAALGGLPGVADAVDSVRKAVDRVYGHRVMRRRSNEVTAEAALRGARGSAALSGADWNLEEVRRRTDFRGEDEARTIGAALRLTAEAGQLLSIWRQSPLRVLARLHLVAAGGATPDDAVGRPRVAGEPVDEPLIEAPVPGAEEVSGRLEGLSQLIISGSSAPALVMSSVVHGELLALRPFGSHNGLVARTAERIVLIGSGLDPKSICPAEVGHAEQGRAAYVAAFGGYLSGSPEGMAAWIAHCGRSVELGVRESTAVCEALQRGAA